In Gossypium raimondii isolate GPD5lz chromosome 12, ASM2569854v1, whole genome shotgun sequence, a single window of DNA contains:
- the LOC105762341 gene encoding heavy metal-associated isoprenylated plant protein 43 translates to MVKKTVLKVDLSGEKGRKKLLKAISGVQGVDKIEVDAAKGTISVTGDADPYDIIVRTRKVGKFVELVSVGPPPAPPKEPQKKPEEKKAEPKKDDKKTDPNPQFHYPVVYMDRYNEPNVGCSIM, encoded by the exons ATGGTAAAGAAGACTGTTTTGAAGGTTGATCTCTCAGGCGAAAAAGGCAGGAAGAAGCTTCTTAAGGCAATCTCTGGAGTACAAG GGGTGGATAAGATAGAGGTGGATGCTGCCAAGGGAACTATATCAGTAACAGGCGATGCAGACCCATATGATATTATAGTTCGAACGAGAAAAGTAGGGAAATTTGTAGAGCTGGTGAGTGTAGGGCCTCCCCCAGCACCTCCAAAGGAACCCCAGAAGAAGCCCGAAGAGAAGAAGGCTGAGCCCAAGAAAGATGATAAGAAGACTGACCCAAATCCCCAATTCCACTATCCTGTAGTCTATATGGATAGATATAATGAGCCCAACGTTGGGTGCTCAATCATGTGA